DNA sequence from the Methanofastidiosum sp. genome:
ATCGACGATTGGGCCTAAAATATTTTAATTTTTTCTTCTATCTGTTCTCTGATTACTTGAATATTTGGAATTTATTTATATTACGTTTTTTGCTTGCGGCAACTTAATTATTTATATTTGTTACTTCCAATTTGTTCCGCATACTTATCATTTATTCTATTATCTAAAATTAAATTTGAAAAACAAGACCCTGAGATTAGTAAGCTAATTCTTGGCACAATGATTTTAATTACACTATCTAGTTTAATTCCTGTTATTATTTTTGCTAGATAGAATGATATATTCTTTTTTTGCGACAGTTTTAATTTATATCAATATATTTATATCTAATATATTCTAGTTTTTAGTAGTCTTTAATCTAATTAAAACATATAATCGGTGACCAAATGAATAAGAATACTTCAAAGATTTGTAATCATTTGCCCATTATTTGATAATTACTTGATAATTTTAGATAGTTATTTAAAGAAAAAACAGACATAGTATATGGATAAAAAATATAAATTTAATTTTTTTATAAAAAAAGGAGAAGACAAAATGAAAAATAGAACTTATTATATTTCTATTTCAATCTTTATTAGTCTATTTCTTTTTATATCTCCACTCTATGCAGAAGATTCAAAAATTGTTGTTAAAGTTGGATTTTATGAAGACGAGCCCTTAGTATTCCAAGATAATAATGGAAATATTAAGGGGCTATATGCGGATGTTCTAAACTATATTGCCATTAAGGAAGGATGGGAGATTCAATATGTTTATGGAACTCTTAATGAGGGGCTAACTAGAATCAAAAATAATGAAATTGATATTATAACTGCTGTTGCGTACTCTCCCGAGCGTGCAATATATGCCGATTTTTCTAAAGAAACACTGTTTCCTAACTGGGCCCAAGTTTATTCTATGCCTAGTTTAGAAATAGAATCATTCCTTGATTTGGAATATAAAAGAATCGCCGTAGTTAATGGTGATATCTATTATGTTGGGCCAAATGGAATCAAAAATCTGATGGATAATTTTGATCTTAACTGTACTTTTGTAGAGGTAAATGAGTATAATGAGGTCATTAAGTTAATTGAAGAAGAGAGCGTTGACGCAGGCATTTTAACAAGACTTTATGAATCTGAATTACAGAATAATCCAAAAATAGCAAAATCCTCCTTAATCTATTCTCCAATTAAACTACTTTTTGGATTTCCTAAAGGAAGCTCAAAAAATCAATATTTGATAGAAAAAATTGATTATCATCTAAAGATGTTAAAAGATGATCATGATTCTATATACTACTACAGTATTAATGAATATATGCCAATATATTCTGCAAAAGAAGTACAGATATTCCCAAAATGGGCAAAGACTGTTGTAGGAGTCATACTTTTGGCACTATTAATATTTGTTAGTGCGAGCATGCTATTAACTAGGGAGGTGAAGAAAAGAACAAATCACCTAAACGAAGCAATAGGCGATCTTCAAAATGAGATTGCCCATAGACTTGATGCTGAAGAATCTCTTAAAAAAAGTCAAGATAAATATAGGGAACTTACAGAAAAATTGTTAATAGAAAGTGAATCAAAATTTGAATCCATATATAATAATGCAGCAGTAGGAATAGATCTGTTAGATAAGGATCTCAAAATTATCGATTTAAATGATAGATTGGCAGATATGTTTGAATATTCTAAAGAAGAATTAATAGGTAAAAATATCTTAGATATAACATTTCCCGAAGATATTGACCTAACAATAAAAAATTTAGATAATCTTATTAATGGTAATTTGAATTCATACTCACTTGAGAAAAGATACAAGAAAAAAGACGGAAGTATTTTTTGGGGAGACTTATACGTATCTTCCATAGGAAATCAAAATGGAGAGTTCAAAGCAATTATTGGAGTCATTGTTGATATTACTTCTCGCAAACAAGCAGAAGAACTATTAGAAGAAAGTGAAGAGAAATACAGAGAGCTTGTTGAGAATGCCAACAGCATAATCGCAAAATTTGACAAGGACGGAAGAATTATTTCAATGAATGAGTTTGGACTTAAATTCTTTGGTTATGAAGAACAGGAACTAATAGGCAAAACTTGGGCCGAAACAATATTGCCCAAATTAGAATCGAATGGTAGGATTTTAGAAAATCTAGCTGCCGAAGTAATAAAAGAACCTGATAAATATTCCATTAGTATAAATGAAAACATAAAGAAAAATGGGAAAAGAATCTGGGTATACTGGAATAACAAACCAATATATGACAAAGGAGAACTAGTTGGTATTCTTTCAGTTGGCACAGATATAACTGAAAGAAAGAAAGCAGAAGAAAATTTGCATAAGGTAAACAAACAACTAGAAGAAGCTGATAGACTTAAATCAATATTCTTATCGAGTATGAGCCACGAACTTAGAACACCATTAAACTCTATAATAGGTTTTACTGGAATATTGTTACAGGGGCTTGCAGGAAATTTAAATGATGAACAAACTAAACAATTAAGCATTGTTAAAAAAAGTTCACAGCATCTTTTAAGCCTTATAAATGATATCTTGGATATTTCAAAAATAGAAGCTGGAAAAATAGAACTTTCTTGTGAATATTTTGACTTGAAAGAATTGATGGAAGAAGTTATTTTGACATTTGATACAATGGCCAAGGATAAGAATCTTAAAATTGAGAAATCTATACCTGAAAATATTACTCTTTATAATGATAAGAGAAGATTTAAACAGATAATCCTAAATCTTGTAAGCAATGCAATAAAATACACAAATGAGGGCAGTGTTAAAATTATGGTCAAAATCTTGGATAATAAAGAGCTTGAAATTAAAATTATTGATACAGGAGTTGGAATTAAAAAAGCGGACCTTAATAGAATATTTGAACCATTTCAGCAGTTAGATGATAAATTGACAAAAAAAGTTGAGGGTACAGGATTAGGCCTTCATCTTGTAAAAAAATTATTGAGCCTTATGAATGGTAATATTTTCCTAGAGAGTGAATATGGAACGGGAAGCGTGTTTACTATTACTATGCCATTAAGAATTAGAGAGGAATAAATATGGGAAGAATACTTATAGTTGAGGACAATGAGAACAACCTCTATCTTACTAAATATATACTTGAAAAAAATGGACATACTACAATTACAGCTAGTAGCGGTTGTGAAGGTGTAAAAAAAGCAATTGAGGAAAAACCTGACCTTATCATAATGGACATACAGTTGCCTGATATCAACGGGCTTGAAGCAACAAAAAGGATAAGAGAGTCCCCTGTAGGCAATTCTATCCCCATAATAGCATTGACATCATATGCAATGATGGGGGATAGGGATAAAGCACTTAAAGCAGGATGCTCTGGCTATATTGAGAAACCCATTGATCCTGAAAAATTTATTAATCAAATTATGGAATACTTGAAATAATGGGAGGTTAATATTGGAGATACTTATTGTAGAAGATAATGAAGAAATTGCATATCTTCAAGAAAAAATCTTAGCTGCAAATAACTATCTTGTTACTAGAGCTTCAAATGGCCAACAAGCTCTTGAGTTGCTGGCTTACAAAAAGTATGATATGATAATTTCTGATATACTAATGCCAGTAATGGACGGGTTCCAGCTTTGTAAAACATTGAAGAACGATCCTAAAACTAAGGACCTACCTTTTGTTTTTTATTCGGCGAGCTATACTGAAAAAAAAGACAAGGAATTTGCATTAAAATTAGGCGCAGATATCTACGTAGAGACCCCAATTGAACCTGATGAATTTATCAAAATAATTAATAACTATTTTGAAAATTTCAAAGAAGGAAAAATAAAGCCAAGAGAGTATTTATTCGAAAAAGAAAACAATATGGAAAAGATTTACAGTGAACGTTTGGCAAGGCAACTAGAGAAAAAGTTAGTACTCCTAGAAAAAAAAATGGCCGAAAATAATGAATTAATGAAAAAATTAAAGCAAAGTGAAGAAAGATACCGTGAGCTTGTAGAAAACGTAAACAGTATAATAACGAAGTACGATGTGGATGGAAATATCTTATCAATGAATGAATATGGATTAAAGTTTTTTGGGTATAAGGCGGAAGAGATCATTGGAAAGAATTTTATAGGAACTGTTACCCCGCCTATCGACTCTACTGGAAAAAATCTTAGTTTTTTGCTTAAAGATATTTTTTCTGACATAGAAAGATACTCTACAAATATCAATGAAAATATAAAAAAGAATGGAGAAAGAGTATGGGTATACTGGGCAAATAGGCTTATAGTTGATGGTAATGGAAATTATACCGGGATATTGTCCGTGGGTACGGATATAACTGAAAGAAAAAAGCTTGAGGCAGAAATAGTATTGCTTCATAACGCCGTAGACCAAAGTCCTGCTATTGTCATTATAACTGACAAGGATCGAAAGATCGAATATGTAAATCCAAAGTTTGTTGAAGTAACTGGTTTCACTTCATCTGAAGTAATAGGAAGAGATGCTTCTTTCTTGGGCGGAGAACCTTTTTCTGAAGAAAATGACAGAGAGTTTTTGAATACCTTATCAAAAGGCAATGAATGGCAAGGAGAGTTCAAGAATATAAAAAAGAATGGGAATATTTATTGGGAATTGGCATCCATTGCCCCTGTTAAAACGCAAAGTGGGATAATAACACATTTTGTAAAAGTAGCAGAGGATATAACATATCGAAAATTAGCTGAAAAGGAACTGCAAGAAAGGGAAGAAACGTTAAAGGGTATTCTTTCGGCTGCCCCAGTTGGCATAAATTATCTACAAGATAGAAAATTCAAATGGTCAAATAGAGAAATGGCAGAGATTACAGGTTATTCTGATGAAGAGTTAGTTGGAAAAACTCCGAGATTTCTTTTTGAGTCAAATGAAGAGTATGAACGAGTTGGAAGTATCTTATATGACCCAGTAAGGGACCAAGACGTTATAGAAGTTGAAACAAACTATAAGCTAAAAAATGGCGATACTAAGGACATTTACATAAGAAACAGTCCATTGGATATTAAAGACCTTTCCAAGGGTTATATAACGTTAGTAATGGATATCACGGATAACAAAAAATCTAGAAAGCAATTAGATGAGAACTTAGAATACTTTGCCCACCTGATAGATCACATAAGAAATCCTCTGGCTATTTTGAGCGGTTTCGTACAAGTTAATGTTGAGGATGAAAAAACAAAAGACGTTGTTATTCGACAGGTAGATAGAATCGAGAAATTATTAAAAGAGCTTGATCAGGGATGGATGGATACAGAGGAAACTAGAAAATTCTTGAAAAGATATATGTAATATTCTCTTTCTTTTTTTAAATACTAAATAATTTCAAATAAATGAAAAATGGCTCTGAATTGGAATCTATTTAGAAAAAGAATTGGTGCGGTCAGCGGGATTCGAACCCGCGTCATGAGCTTGGAAGGCTCAAGTGCTAACCACTACACTATGACCGCTTCTTTTTTATTCGAATTAATTGTATATTTAAAACTTTCTCTTTTAGCCACCACAATGCTTAAAAATTGATATTTTAAAAAACATATGTGGATTATATGGGCATTATTAACGTAAACGTTAAGTTTGATTCTTCTATTATAATATCATGTGCTGCCCATCATCATTAATTACGTCATTTTTGGCGGAGGTATTTTCATGCTAAAAATAGCTATTCCTAAAAAGGGGAGATTATCAAATCCCTGTCTT
Encoded proteins:
- a CDS encoding PAS domain S-box protein; translated protein: MKNRTYYISISIFISLFLFISPLYAEDSKIVVKVGFYEDEPLVFQDNNGNIKGLYADVLNYIAIKEGWEIQYVYGTLNEGLTRIKNNEIDIITAVAYSPERAIYADFSKETLFPNWAQVYSMPSLEIESFLDLEYKRIAVVNGDIYYVGPNGIKNLMDNFDLNCTFVEVNEYNEVIKLIEEESVDAGILTRLYESELQNNPKIAKSSLIYSPIKLLFGFPKGSSKNQYLIEKIDYHLKMLKDDHDSIYYYSINEYMPIYSAKEVQIFPKWAKTVVGVILLALLIFVSASMLLTREVKKRTNHLNEAIGDLQNEIAHRLDAEESLKKSQDKYRELTEKLLIESESKFESIYNNAAVGIDLLDKDLKIIDLNDRLADMFEYSKEELIGKNILDITFPEDIDLTIKNLDNLINGNLNSYSLEKRYKKKDGSIFWGDLYVSSIGNQNGEFKAIIGVIVDITSRKQAEELLEESEEKYRELVENANSIIAKFDKDGRIISMNEFGLKFFGYEEQELIGKTWAETILPKLESNGRILENLAAEVIKEPDKYSISINENIKKNGKRIWVYWNNKPIYDKGELVGILSVGTDITERKKAEENLHKVNKQLEEADRLKSIFLSSMSHELRTPLNSIIGFTGILLQGLAGNLNDEQTKQLSIVKKSSQHLLSLINDILDISKIEAGKIELSCEYFDLKELMEEVILTFDTMAKDKNLKIEKSIPENITLYNDKRRFKQIILNLVSNAIKYTNEGSVKIMVKILDNKELEIKIIDTGVGIKKADLNRIFEPFQQLDDKLTKKVEGTGLGLHLVKKLLSLMNGNIFLESEYGTGSVFTITMPLRIREE
- a CDS encoding PAS domain S-box protein, with the translated sequence MEILIVEDNEEIAYLQEKILAANNYLVTRASNGQQALELLAYKKYDMIISDILMPVMDGFQLCKTLKNDPKTKDLPFVFYSASYTEKKDKEFALKLGADIYVETPIEPDEFIKIINNYFENFKEGKIKPREYLFEKENNMEKIYSERLARQLEKKLVLLEKKMAENNELMKKLKQSEERYRELVENVNSIITKYDVDGNILSMNEYGLKFFGYKAEEIIGKNFIGTVTPPIDSTGKNLSFLLKDIFSDIERYSTNINENIKKNGERVWVYWANRLIVDGNGNYTGILSVGTDITERKKLEAEIVLLHNAVDQSPAIVIITDKDRKIEYVNPKFVEVTGFTSSEVIGRDASFLGGEPFSEENDREFLNTLSKGNEWQGEFKNIKKNGNIYWELASIAPVKTQSGIITHFVKVAEDITYRKLAEKELQEREETLKGILSAAPVGINYLQDRKFKWSNREMAEITGYSDEELVGKTPRFLFESNEEYERVGSILYDPVRDQDVIEVETNYKLKNGDTKDIYIRNSPLDIKDLSKGYITLVMDITDNKKSRKQLDENLEYFAHLIDHIRNPLAILSGFVQVNVEDEKTKDVVIRQVDRIEKLLKELDQGWMDTEETRKFLKRYM
- a CDS encoding response regulator gives rise to the protein MGRILIVEDNENNLYLTKYILEKNGHTTITASSGCEGVKKAIEEKPDLIIMDIQLPDINGLEATKRIRESPVGNSIPIIALTSYAMMGDRDKALKAGCSGYIEKPIDPEKFINQIMEYLK